A single window of Gammaproteobacteria bacterium DNA harbors:
- a CDS encoding tetratricopeptide repeat protein has product MGLAQSIEQARRYVERGEIQAAEEITGRLRGRARGNAELQFLEGCIQYRKGDFAGAAGLFRKVVEKSPADVNARVNLGVALSDAGQAEEAIGHLRRALAQRPDHFIAWYNLGNANRTLGRYAEAREAYLRAIACRPDYHPAHNNLGFVSGKLGKIDEAEAAYRRALALQPSPDACINLLHLLKRHDAGRTHVFMQEAAACFDAPELLACIFPSAVNLCAWPLVERIRDRMLDYACSNDSKPGVLQDLLLPINAWPGIEPAVQLEIHRNWARRSDATEPVAAAPVMDAVCAGRLRVAYLSGDFSGHSVGLFMRHVLAAHDRDRFEILCYATSGQKDDLTREMARRVDAFSDVSGLDDAALAQRIRADGVHLLVDLGGHTLNTRVAVLRHRPAPVQVTYLGYPNTTGLTETDYRITDRYAEAEGGTQYTERLKALPESFLCFGSFAERPRPAVPPAVSRGHVTFGSFNHTRKLTPEAVRLWSGILQRVPGSRLLIKASLAGESCVQENLYEAFAAEGIGRERVELRGFTATRDSHLDCYNEVDIALDTFPYNGTTTTCEALWMGVPVVTLTGKVHAQRVSYSILKNIGVEETIAWTEAEYAEIAVGLARDSAALSALRARIPGAVRGSILCDPERFTRQLEELYRTLWNEKTGGAVTGSSEEPAGPVPVDGRRDDGALAQARRLLIEGHPAEARALAERVLSSRPDDVNALFISGTACHELGEHEAAISALDSVVARAPDFLDARLNLGVAYSEHGQPAEAEAQYLALLAMAPRHHVALNNLGRLYHTRRRHDEARRLLEDSIAVRPDYWVAHFNLGSVHSAQGDYEAAARSHRRALEIEYHAEPCAALISVLKKIGNYEEAFRLAHEFVGRMGTPVDALLPVATVFYESCAWQTIRRVQTDVLALAVAATTRKAYLSSVLLDLNTRSDIDPRQLFELHRRWGGDPHQQIQAYTGYPAALRDDRRLRVGYLSPDFRSHAVSLFIGPVIAAHDPERVEVFCYAKSATLDEQSRAIAERAQHFVDVSALTDEAIARRIHEDGIHILVDLAGHTAETGMPVLRHRPAPVQVTYLGYPNTTGLTETDYRITDRYAEAEGGTQYTERLKALPESFLCFGSFAERPRPAAPPAVSRGHVTFGSFNHTRKLTPEAVRLWSGILQRVPGSRLLIKASLAGESCVQENLYEAFAAEGIGRERVELRGFTATRDSHLDCYNEVDIALDTFPYNGTTTTCEALWMGGAGGDADGEGARAAGELLDPEEHRGGGDDCVDGGGVRGDRGGAGAGFGGLVGPAGADPGAVRGSILCDPERFTRQLEELYRTLWNEKTGGLPREIAPARAGIWVDFVHDKPYIQGLLPSWLGYMEAQADTGPWLCHQQAMDLYVEAQEDDIAGRRMKLNQAYSLMSSGLGARPRICAGQTFLRIAFELGETEAALPVLQGLIERVMAGDTLDLSEPFLPALAGYERIDPAGDPGRWVLAGLLEMHDRLLAGRAEYEDGDAPEVLELIEGLGFRNDYVSGRRAALRARAGTHQEVVIIEAPARERAPDQRPVRVLHNLARSGGTLMARCLGCMQDVILLSEIHPKGSARFHPMTQAQEWFHLFDPEQLREMQRGGRMNFVREVDLIEQRCHELGRHLVVRDWAHLDFHAVPFLPEPTYEFTTANVLGFSGLFRLRRAALTRHPIDQWLSLSRLSLVRGKLTLQDFLRGYLRYAEQCVTIGFVRYEDFVASPEAVIEQLSDLLELPYDGRFVQAWPDYDKITGDTGAASDRREIRPISRRRLEDAELARFAGNADYQAALDLLGYRHPQ; this is encoded by the coding sequence GTGGGCTTGGCACAATCCATCGAACAGGCGAGACGATATGTCGAACGCGGCGAGATCCAGGCCGCGGAGGAGATCACGGGGCGGTTACGCGGACGGGCGCGCGGCAACGCGGAGCTGCAATTTCTCGAGGGCTGCATCCAGTACAGGAAAGGGGACTTCGCCGGGGCGGCCGGACTGTTCAGGAAAGTGGTCGAGAAATCGCCCGCCGATGTCAATGCGCGCGTCAATCTCGGCGTCGCGCTCAGCGACGCGGGTCAGGCGGAAGAGGCGATCGGACATCTGCGCCGGGCGCTCGCGCAGCGGCCCGATCACTTCATCGCCTGGTACAACCTCGGCAATGCGAACCGCACTCTGGGGCGCTATGCCGAGGCGCGCGAGGCCTATCTGCGCGCCATCGCCTGCCGGCCCGACTATCATCCCGCCCACAATAATCTGGGGTTCGTCTCCGGCAAGCTTGGGAAAATCGACGAGGCCGAGGCGGCCTACCGCCGGGCGCTCGCGCTGCAGCCATCGCCCGATGCCTGTATCAATCTGCTGCATCTGCTCAAACGCCACGACGCCGGCCGGACCCACGTCTTCATGCAGGAAGCGGCGGCGTGTTTCGACGCCCCCGAACTCCTCGCCTGCATCTTTCCGAGCGCCGTGAATCTGTGCGCCTGGCCGCTGGTCGAGCGCATTCGCGATCGCATGCTCGATTACGCGTGCTCGAATGACAGCAAGCCGGGGGTGTTGCAGGATCTCCTGCTCCCCATCAACGCCTGGCCCGGCATCGAGCCCGCCGTGCAACTGGAGATCCACCGCAACTGGGCGCGCCGCAGCGACGCCACGGAGCCGGTTGCCGCCGCGCCCGTCATGGATGCCGTCTGCGCAGGCCGGTTGCGTGTCGCCTATCTGTCAGGTGATTTCAGCGGCCACTCAGTCGGCCTGTTCATGCGTCATGTGCTCGCGGCCCACGACCGCGACCGTTTCGAGATCCTGTGCTACGCGACCTCCGGCCAGAAGGACGATCTGACGCGCGAGATGGCGCGCCGGGTCGACGCCTTCAGCGATGTCTCCGGACTGGACGATGCGGCGCTGGCACAGCGGATACGCGCGGATGGCGTCCACCTGCTGGTGGACCTGGGCGGACACACGCTCAACACCCGCGTCGCGGTATTACGGCACCGACCGGCGCCGGTGCAGGTGACGTATCTGGGCTATCCGAACACGACGGGTCTGACGGAGACGGACTACCGGATCACGGACCGGTACGCGGAGGCGGAGGGGGGCACACAATACACGGAGCGGCTGAAGGCGCTGCCGGAGAGCTTCCTGTGCTTCGGGTCGTTCGCGGAGCGTCCGCGGCCGGCGGTACCGCCGGCGGTGAGCAGGGGTCATGTGACCTTCGGTTCGTTCAACCACACGCGCAAGCTGACGCCGGAAGCGGTGCGGCTGTGGAGCGGGATCCTGCAGCGGGTGCCGGGCTCGCGGCTGCTGATCAAGGCGAGCCTGGCGGGGGAGTCCTGCGTGCAGGAGAACCTGTACGAGGCCTTCGCGGCAGAAGGGATCGGGCGGGAGCGGGTGGAACTGCGTGGATTCACGGCGACGCGGGACTCGCACCTGGACTGTTACAACGAGGTGGACATCGCGCTGGATACTTTCCCCTATAACGGGACGACGACGACCTGCGAGGCGCTGTGGATGGGGGTGCCGGTGGTGACGCTGACGGGGAAGGTGCACGCGCAGCGGGTGAGCTACTCGATCCTGAAGAACATCGGGGTGGAGGAGACGATTGCGTGGACGGAGGCGGAGTATGCGGAGATCGCGGTGGGGCTGGCGCGGGATTCGGCGGCCTTGTCGGCCCTGCGGGCGCGGATCCCGGGGGCGGTGCGGGGCTCAATCCTGTGCGACCCGGAACGATTCACGCGCCAGCTCGAAGAACTCTATCGCACCCTGTGGAACGAAAAAACCGGGGGAGCAGTGACGGGAAGCAGCGAGGAACCCGCCGGTCCCGTGCCTGTCGACGGGCGACGGGATGATGGGGCGCTCGCGCAGGCCCGCAGGCTCCTGATCGAAGGGCATCCCGCCGAGGCGCGCGCGCTGGCGGAGCGTGTGCTGTCCTCCCGGCCGGACGATGTCAATGCCCTGTTCATCTCCGGCACGGCCTGCCACGAACTCGGCGAACACGAGGCGGCGATCTCGGCGCTGGACTCGGTCGTCGCGCGGGCGCCGGACTTCCTCGACGCCCGTCTGAATCTGGGCGTAGCGTACAGCGAGCACGGGCAGCCGGCCGAGGCCGAAGCGCAGTATCTCGCGCTGCTGGCCATGGCACCGCGCCATCACGTCGCGCTCAACAATCTCGGCAGGCTCTATCACACCCGGCGCCGTCATGACGAGGCACGGCGCCTGCTGGAGGACTCGATCGCCGTTCGTCCCGACTACTGGGTCGCGCATTTCAACCTGGGCAGCGTCCATTCGGCGCAGGGCGATTACGAGGCGGCGGCGCGCAGTCACCGGCGCGCGCTGGAGATCGAGTATCATGCGGAGCCCTGCGCGGCCCTGATCAGCGTGCTGAAGAAAATCGGGAACTATGAAGAGGCCTTTCGTCTGGCCCATGAGTTCGTGGGGCGGATGGGAACTCCGGTCGACGCCCTGTTGCCGGTGGCGACGGTCTTCTACGAGAGCTGCGCCTGGCAGACAATCCGGCGCGTACAGACAGACGTGCTGGCGCTCGCTGTGGCCGCTACGACCCGCAAGGCCTATCTGAGCAGCGTATTGCTCGATCTGAACACCCGGTCCGACATCGACCCGCGGCAGCTGTTCGAGCTGCATCGCCGTTGGGGTGGAGACCCGCATCAACAGATTCAGGCCTATACCGGGTACCCGGCGGCTTTGCGCGACGACCGGCGGCTGCGCGTCGGCTATCTGTCGCCGGATTTCCGTTCCCATGCGGTGTCACTGTTCATCGGCCCCGTCATCGCCGCGCATGACCCGGAGCGGGTGGAGGTCTTCTGCTATGCCAAGTCGGCGACGCTGGATGAGCAGTCGCGGGCCATCGCGGAGCGGGCGCAGCACTTCGTCGATGTGAGCGCCCTGACCGACGAGGCGATCGCGCGCCGCATCCACGAAGACGGCATTCATATCCTGGTCGACCTGGCCGGCCATACCGCCGAAACCGGCATGCCGGTATTACGGCACCGACCGGCGCCGGTGCAGGTGACGTATCTGGGCTATCCGAACACGACGGGTCTGACGGAGACGGACTACCGGATCACGGACCGGTACGCGGAGGCGGAGGGGGGCACACAATACACGGAGCGGCTGAAAGCGCTGCCGGAGAGTTTCCTGTGCTTCGGGTCGTTCGCGGAGCGCCCGCGGCCGGCGGCACCGCCGGCGGTGAGCCGGGGTCATGTGACCTTCGGTTCGTTCAACCACACGCGCAAGCTGACGCCGGAGGCGGTGCGGCTGTGGAGCGGGATCCTGCAGCGGGTGCCGGGGTCGCGGCTGCTGATCAAGGCGAGCCTGGCGGGGGAGTCCTGCGTGCAGGAGAACCTGTACGAGGCCTTCGCGGCGGAAGGGATCGGGCGCGAGCGGGTGGAACTGCGGGGCTTCACGGCGACGCGGGATTCGCACCTGGACTGTTATAACGAGGTGGACATTGCCCTGGATACCTTCCCCTATAACGGGACGACGACGACCTGCGAGGCGCTGTGGATGGGGGGTGCCGGTGGTGACGCTGACGGGGAAGGTGCACGCGCAGCGGGTGAGCTGCTCGATCCTGAAGAACATCGGGGTGGAGGAGACGATTGCGTGGACGGAGGCGGAGTACGCGGAGATCGCGGTGGGGCTGGCGCGGGATTCGGCGGCCTTGTCGGCCCTGCGGGCGCGGATCCCGGGGCAGTGCGGGGCTCGATCCTGTGCGACCCGGAACGATTCACGCGCCAGCTCGAGGAACTCTATCGCACCCTGTGGAACGAAAAAACCGGGGGGCTGCCACGGGAAATAGCGCCCGCCCGGGCGGGGATCTGGGTCGATTTCGTGCACGACAAGCCGTACATCCAGGGCTTGCTGCCGTCATGGCTGGGGTATATGGAGGCGCAGGCGGATACCGGGCCCTGGTTGTGCCATCAGCAGGCGATGGATCTCTACGTCGAGGCGCAGGAGGACGATATCGCCGGCCGGCGCATGAAGCTGAATCAGGCGTACAGCCTGATGAGTTCGGGACTGGGCGCGCGGCCCCGGATCTGTGCCGGCCAGACCTTTCTGCGCATCGCGTTCGAACTCGGTGAAACCGAGGCGGCCTTGCCCGTATTGCAGGGGTTGATCGAGCGTGTGATGGCCGGAGATACCCTGGATCTGTCGGAGCCGTTTCTGCCCGCGCTCGCCGGCTACGAACGCATCGATCCTGCCGGTGACCCCGGGCGCTGGGTGCTGGCGGGGTTGCTGGAAATGCACGACCGCCTGCTTGCCGGTCGCGCGGAATACGAAGACGGTGATGCACCGGAGGTGCTCGAACTGATCGAAGGGCTCGGGTTCCGCAATGACTATGTCAGCGGCCGGCGGGCTGCGCTGCGCGCTCGCGCGGGAACTCATCAAGAAGTCGTGATTATCGAGGCGCCGGCGCGGGAACGCGCGCCGGATCAGCGGCCGGTTCGCGTCCTGCACAATCTCGCCCGTTCCGGCGGCACCTTGATGGCGCGCTGCCTGGGTTGCATGCAGGACGTCATCCTGCTGAGCGAGATTCATCCCAAGGGCAGTGCGCGGTTCCACCCCATGACGCAGGCACAGGAGTGGTTTCATTTGTTCGACCCGGAACAGCTGCGCGAGATGCAACGGGGCGGCAGGATGAACTTCGTCCGTGAGGTCGATCTGATCGAGCAGCGCTGTCATGAGCTCGGCCGGCATCTGGTCGTGCGCGACTGGGCGCATCTCGATTTTCATGCCGTGCCCTTCCTGCCCGAACCCACGTACGAATTCACCACCGCGAACGTGCTCGGATTCAGCGGGCTGTTCCGGCTCCGGCGTGCCGCGCTGACGCGCCATCCGATCGATCAATGGCTCAGTCTCTCGCGCCTGTCGCTGGTGCGCGGCAAGCTGACGCTGCAGGACTTCCTGCGCGGTTATCTGCGCTATGCGGAACAGTGCGTGACGATCGGCTTTGTGCGCTACGAGGACTTTGTCGCCAGCCCCGAGGCCGTAATTGAGCAATTGTCTGATTTGCTCGAGCTGCCGTATGACGGCCGCTTCGTTCAGGCCTGGCCCGATTACGACAAGATCACCGGCGACACCGGGGCGGCATCCGACAGGCGGGAGATCCGGCCCATATCACGGCGCCGGCTGGAAGACGCCGAACTCGCGCGCTTCGCGGGCAATGCGGACTACCAGGCTGCGCTGGATCTGCTGGGCTACCGTCACCCGCAATGA
- the flgL gene encoding flagellar hook-associated protein FlgL — protein sequence MRVSTNQINLIAMNSILDQQTKVARTQEQLSTGKRILHPSDDPTGASALIGYRQTLDTVAQYQENITSARQRLQREESALGSVGNILDRIRELALQSNNSALSAEDRRYIAVEVRQNLDEIMTVANATDANGEYIFAGYQGRVLPFSRNAGGNYLYSGDSGQRFLQIGSTQQVATGDSGDDVFMRIRTGNGTFSTGSDLANRGDGVIASGSVTDPSAYDGDVYTISFPHATTATGTLSFTDTVGTNDALTYTLNINGVDVYSVSEGGTPAATLDELAQQINDDSAASGARAVVADGTLYLVSTAPSDTPIVVTESMSGASDGDADAVTGYFGSVLTGATATSAELSFDPAAANYFIVEDSRGNLEASGAYSSGVQVIAFNGIQTSLSGTPRTGDVFTVSPSGHQDLFSAIDDLASMLEGDISGVNASGVLGNSVSQFLSDIDQGMENIRSVRAQVGARLNRIDTQENMNEASSLQIEAARSSIEDLDYTSAITQLTQQTVGLQAAQKVFIQVQGLSLFNYL from the coding sequence ATGCGCGTCTCGACCAATCAGATCAATCTGATCGCGATGAACTCGATCCTCGATCAGCAGACCAAGGTGGCGCGCACGCAGGAACAGTTGTCGACGGGCAAGCGGATATTGCACCCCTCCGACGACCCCACCGGAGCCTCGGCGCTGATCGGCTATCGCCAGACGCTGGATACCGTCGCGCAGTACCAGGAAAACATCACCAGCGCGCGCCAGCGTCTGCAGCGGGAGGAATCCGCGCTGGGTTCGGTCGGCAATATTCTCGATCGCATCCGCGAGCTCGCACTGCAATCCAACAACTCCGCCCTGTCGGCGGAGGACCGCCGCTACATCGCGGTCGAGGTACGGCAGAATCTCGACGAGATCATGACCGTGGCCAATGCCACGGACGCGAACGGCGAATACATCTTCGCCGGATACCAGGGCCGCGTCCTGCCGTTTTCCCGCAATGCCGGCGGAAATTATCTCTACAGCGGTGACAGCGGGCAGCGCTTTCTCCAGATCGGCTCGACCCAGCAGGTCGCGACCGGGGATTCGGGCGATGATGTATTCATGCGGATACGGACCGGCAACGGCACGTTCAGCACCGGCAGCGATCTCGCCAACCGGGGCGACGGCGTGATCGCTTCGGGCAGCGTGACCGATCCATCGGCCTATGACGGCGACGTCTATACCATCTCCTTCCCGCATGCCACCACGGCGACGGGGACACTGTCGTTCACCGACACCGTCGGCACGAACGACGCACTGACCTACACCCTGAATATCAACGGCGTCGACGTGTATTCGGTCTCCGAGGGCGGGACTCCCGCGGCCACGCTCGACGAATTGGCGCAACAGATCAATGACGACAGCGCTGCCAGCGGCGCCCGCGCGGTGGTCGCCGACGGAACGCTCTACCTGGTCAGCACCGCGCCGTCCGACACCCCCATCGTGGTCACCGAGTCGATGAGCGGGGCCAGCGACGGCGATGCCGATGCGGTCACCGGATACTTCGGGTCGGTACTGACCGGCGCCACTGCCACGAGCGCCGAGCTGAGTTTCGATCCGGCGGCGGCAAACTATTTCATCGTCGAGGACAGCCGCGGCAACCTGGAGGCCAGCGGAGCCTATTCCAGCGGCGTACAGGTCATCGCCTTCAACGGCATCCAGACCTCGCTGTCGGGGACGCCCCGGACCGGGGACGTATTCACGGTGTCGCCCAGCGGGCATCAGGACCTGTTCTCCGCGATCGACGATCTGGCCAGTATGCTCGAAGGCGATATTTCCGGGGTGAACGCCAGTGGAGTACTCGGAAACTCCGTCAGCCAGTTCCTGTCGGATATCGACCAGGGCATGGAGAATATCCGCTCCGTCCGCGCACAGGTCGGCGCCCGCCTCAACCGCATCGATACCCAGGAGAACATGAACGAGGCGTCTTCGCTGCAGATCGAGGCCGCCCGCTCCAGTATCGAGGATCTGGATTACACGAGCGCGATCACCCAGCTGACCCAGCAGACGGTCGGTCTGCAGGCGGCGCAAAAGGTATTCATCCAGGTCCAGGGCCTGTCGCTCTTCAATTATCTCTGA
- the flgK gene encoding flagellar hook-associated protein FlgK gives MASGVLGNGLSGLLAAQRALAVASNNISNVNTEGYSRQRVTLATQTPDRLGDFFVGTGVTISSIERVYDEFNTLQIRTVTSGSTQADKFYALASQIDTMLSDSDAGVMSALQGFFDSIQTVANDPSSLESRQVMLSEAESLTSRFQNFYLQVSSLDGNVNNALTAAVDEINSLASSIAGINQQILNLGVSGSGGANDLLDHRDELIRQLSEQVAVSTVAQNDGTVNVYIGNGQALVTGSNASGMTITANAYDPERKEVAFVTTSGPVIVSSQLSGGEIGGILQFRSQVLDPTLNKLGQLAISVTATFNAQHAMGIDLNGAAGGDFFVPIDTDTTISTAQVLPNAKNTGQPVAQVGVTISDTSALTASDYRLERTGSSYTLVRLSDGRTTSLSGFPAASVTIDGLTLSLDSGTIASGDSFLIRPTANGARYFDVAISNPNQIAAASPIRTSASLANTGDGEIDAGAMTDLASFVSDDYRILAADVTAAVADGGTTRGQVTESGGNNSVQYELSINGVLVYSQGSADAALSDLDALAAAINDDVSSTGVMAYVDAGGTSLYLANVPPSAMPITVTESLNTLSGTAEDADTAVGYFSGTTLQGASNPSSSFTYGGAADSYVVLNSADAAVATGAYDDGAAIQFSGIEVVLSGDPNSGDIFTIGPNTNGMSDNRNALALAALQDARLLNGGTASYQDLYGGLVADVGIKTHQADVTGQAQASMLAQAVEARESLSGVNLDEEAANVLRFQQAYAAAAQVIAAANNMFQVLIDSVRR, from the coding sequence ATGGCCAGCGGCGTGTTGGGTAACGGGCTTTCCGGTCTGCTGGCGGCGCAGCGCGCGCTGGCGGTGGCGTCGAACAATATTTCCAACGTGAACACGGAAGGCTACAGCCGCCAACGTGTCACGCTGGCGACGCAGACACCGGACCGGCTCGGGGATTTCTTCGTCGGTACCGGAGTGACCATCAGCAGCATCGAGCGGGTCTACGACGAGTTCAACACGCTGCAGATCCGCACGGTCACCTCGGGCAGCACCCAGGCGGACAAGTTTTACGCCCTGGCGAGCCAGATCGATACCATGCTGTCGGATTCAGATGCGGGCGTGATGTCCGCGTTGCAGGGATTCTTCGATTCAATCCAGACCGTCGCCAACGATCCTTCCTCGCTGGAGTCGCGCCAGGTGATGCTCAGCGAAGCCGAGAGCCTGACCAGCCGCTTCCAGAATTTCTATCTGCAGGTCTCGAGCCTCGATGGCAACGTGAACAATGCCCTGACGGCCGCGGTCGACGAAATCAACAGCCTCGCCAGCTCGATCGCGGGCATCAACCAACAGATCTTGAATCTTGGCGTTTCCGGCAGCGGTGGCGCCAACGATCTGCTGGATCATCGTGACGAACTCATCCGGCAGCTGTCCGAGCAGGTCGCGGTGAGCACCGTGGCCCAGAACGACGGCACCGTCAATGTGTACATCGGCAACGGCCAGGCCCTGGTCACCGGCTCAAACGCCAGCGGCATGACGATCACCGCCAATGCGTATGACCCGGAACGCAAGGAGGTCGCCTTCGTGACGACCTCCGGCCCGGTGATCGTCTCCAGCCAGCTGAGCGGCGGCGAGATCGGCGGCATACTGCAGTTCCGGTCCCAGGTGCTGGATCCGACGTTGAACAAACTGGGACAGCTCGCCATCTCGGTGACGGCCACCTTCAATGCCCAGCACGCCATGGGCATCGATCTCAACGGCGCGGCCGGAGGAGATTTCTTCGTGCCGATCGATACCGACACGACGATCTCGACCGCACAGGTATTGCCCAACGCGAAGAATACCGGGCAGCCCGTCGCGCAGGTCGGCGTGACCATCAGCGATACCAGCGCGTTGACCGCCAGCGACTATCGCCTGGAGCGCACCGGGAGCAGTTACACCCTGGTCCGGCTCAGCGACGGCCGGACCACTTCGCTGAGCGGATTCCCGGCGGCTTCCGTCACCATCGATGGGCTCACGCTGTCGCTCGATTCCGGAACCATCGCGAGCGGTGACAGTTTCCTGATTCGTCCCACCGCGAACGGCGCACGTTATTTCGATGTCGCCATCTCAAACCCGAACCAGATCGCCGCGGCGAGTCCGATCCGGACCTCTGCGTCGCTCGCCAACACCGGCGACGGCGAGATCGATGCCGGTGCGATGACGGATCTGGCGAGCTTCGTCAGCGATGATTACCGCATCCTGGCGGCGGACGTTACCGCTGCCGTGGCCGATGGCGGGACGACGCGCGGCCAGGTGACGGAAAGCGGCGGCAACAACAGCGTGCAATACGAACTGAGCATCAACGGGGTCCTCGTCTACAGCCAGGGCAGCGCGGATGCGGCGCTGTCCGATCTCGACGCGCTGGCGGCGGCGATCAACGATGACGTTTCCTCCACCGGGGTCATGGCCTATGTCGACGCCGGCGGCACCTCGCTCTATCTGGCCAATGTGCCGCCGTCCGCGATGCCGATCACGGTGACCGAATCGCTCAATACACTGAGCGGGACGGCGGAGGATGCGGATACCGCGGTCGGATATTTCAGCGGCACGACCCTGCAGGGCGCCTCCAACCCCTCCAGCAGCTTCACTTACGGTGGCGCCGCGGACAGCTACGTCGTGCTGAACAGCGCCGATGCGGCCGTGGCGACGGGCGCATACGACGACGGCGCCGCGATCCAGTTCAGCGGTATCGAGGTCGTGCTGAGCGGGGATCCGAACAGCGGTGATATCTTTACGATCGGGCCGAACACGAACGGCATGAGCGACAACCGGAACGCGCTTGCGCTCGCCGCGCTGCAGGATGCCCGCCTGCTGAACGGCGGAACCGCGTCGTACCAGGATCTCTATGGAGGGCTGGTGGCGGATGTCGGCATCAAGACTCACCAGGCCGATGTCACCGGCCAGGCGCAGGCCAGCATGCTGGCCCAGGCGGTAGAGGCGCGCGAGTCCCTGTCCGGGGTCAATCTCGACGAAGAGGCGGCCAATGTTCTGCGTTTCCAGCAGGCCTATGCGGCGGCGGCGCAGGTCATCGCCGCCGCCAACAATATGTTCCAGGTTCTGATCGACTCGGTCCGGAGGTAA
- the flgJ gene encoding flagellar assembly peptidoglycan hydrolase FlgJ — MIEANSGSASTAAVFNDQNGMARLRRDAQTPSPETVRKVAQQFEALFIQMMLKNMRNTGVGDELFGSDQEKLYRDMFDQQLSVNLSEKGALGLADLLVRQLTRAPGGGSDAPDASASATPSEPVHAAAAPRFVSPSTAPGAVTAAVPEQKASSAEPAIETPEDFIRVLAPHAEDAARELGVSPRVLLAQAALETGWGRHVMRAADGGSSHNLFGIKADARWSGDRVVAETLEYEDGIAVKRREAFRAYDSYADSFADYAAFLRTSPRYGAALAEGVDGAAYLQRLQQAGYATDPEYASKISRIAFGSDSLLGAGAFKDASVMPLTDSDEITL, encoded by the coding sequence ATGATCGAGGCGAACTCCGGTTCGGCATCCACCGCGGCCGTTTTCAATGACCAGAACGGGATGGCGCGCCTGCGCCGGGATGCGCAAACCCCGTCGCCGGAAACGGTGCGCAAGGTCGCGCAGCAGTTCGAGGCGCTGTTCATCCAGATGATGCTGAAGAACATGCGCAACACCGGCGTCGGCGATGAATTGTTCGGCAGTGACCAGGAGAAGCTCTACCGCGACATGTTCGACCAGCAGCTCTCGGTGAATCTGTCGGAAAAAGGCGCGCTCGGGCTCGCCGACCTGCTGGTCAGGCAGTTGACACGGGCGCCCGGCGGAGGATCGGATGCGCCCGACGCGAGCGCCAGCGCCACGCCTTCGGAACCTGTACACGCGGCAGCGGCCCCGCGGTTTGTATCACCATCGACGGCGCCGGGCGCGGTGACCGCGGCGGTCCCGGAGCAGAAGGCATCAAGCGCGGAGCCGGCCATCGAGACGCCGGAGGATTTCATCCGGGTACTGGCTCCGCACGCCGAAGACGCCGCGCGCGAACTCGGGGTGTCCCCGCGCGTGCTGCTGGCGCAGGCCGCGCTCGAAACCGGCTGGGGCAGGCATGTCATGCGCGCCGCGGACGGCGGCAGCAGCCACAATCTGTTCGGCATCAAGGCCGATGCGCGCTGGTCCGGCGACCGGGTAGTCGCCGAGACGCTCGAATACGAGGACGGCATCGCCGTGAAACGGCGCGAGGCCTTCCGCGCCTATGATTCCTACGCCGACAGCTTCGCCGATTACGCCGCGTTCCTGCGCACGAGTCCGCGCTACGGCGCGGCCCTGGCGGAGGGGGTGGACGGGGCCGCCTACCTGCAGCGACTGCAGCAGGCCGGGTATGCGACGGACCCTGAATATGCCAGCAAGATCAGTCGCATAGCATTTGGTTCCGATTCCCTTCTGGGAGCGGGGGCATTCAAGGATGCGAGTGTGATGCCGTTAACAGATTCTGACGAGATTACCCTCTGA